One window of Paenibacillus sp. FSL K6-3182 genomic DNA carries:
- a CDS encoding MFS transporter — translation MRGHPIHILRITGFLDGISLLLLLCIAMPLKYIWGIEQAVTLMGSIHGGIFSLYAVAILYAAIRVKWSLLWPAAAVIAAFVPLGNFLLDWKLKKAQAKYSVKPFNYAILVYSIVFFSFIDLFAQLPVMSTFAASVGASSFIVGIVVGLYSLTNTFGNILSGIMTDKVGPFKILMIGLLLTSSALLLYQFVDSPVVLIIVRIIHGFVAGLIVPAAFTFSANTTINNEQGKKVAFTGTFVGLAAIIGPAFSGIMASKTSVPFVFTCVAVLGFALAILSAIFLSKYKPLKKEKEKTIEQAAGSFFNAGVVKAYGGAFFLMFSQGVIAYLLPLHVQTLGYDSKLSGTLMSTFGIIAVLMFVLPTNRIFDRVSPSRTMALGMGLMGLSQLLISQSSTTLGLYFVLGLYGIGFAFLFPSINTMLIRATPAELRGKAYGYFYAFFSLGVVAGSSVLGWLPFNIIEGFIFTGIILLLFTAFIALNKQKEQAFNH, via the coding sequence GTGCGAGGACATCCAATTCACATTTTACGAATCACAGGTTTTCTAGATGGCATTTCATTACTTTTATTATTATGTATCGCTATGCCCTTGAAATATATATGGGGAATAGAGCAAGCCGTGACCCTTATGGGAAGTATTCACGGAGGGATTTTCAGTTTATATGCTGTAGCGATACTTTACGCAGCTATTCGAGTGAAGTGGAGTTTGCTTTGGCCTGCAGCAGCAGTAATTGCGGCTTTTGTGCCATTAGGCAACTTTTTGCTCGATTGGAAGCTGAAGAAGGCACAAGCCAAATATAGCGTAAAACCATTCAACTATGCCATATTAGTGTACAGTATCGTTTTTTTCTCTTTTATTGATTTATTTGCACAGCTGCCGGTTATGAGTACTTTTGCCGCTTCCGTTGGTGCAAGCTCGTTTATTGTAGGCATTGTTGTTGGGCTTTATTCATTAACCAATACGTTTGGCAACATATTGTCAGGTATTATGACGGATAAGGTAGGGCCGTTCAAAATACTAATGATCGGTTTGCTTCTGACAAGCAGCGCATTGCTGCTATATCAATTCGTTGACTCTCCAGTCGTATTAATAATCGTACGAATCATTCATGGTTTTGTGGCCGGATTAATTGTTCCAGCTGCGTTTACTTTCTCTGCAAATACTACGATAAATAATGAGCAAGGGAAAAAAGTTGCCTTCACGGGTACATTTGTTGGATTAGCCGCCATTATTGGACCTGCTTTCAGCGGAATTATGGCAAGCAAAACTTCCGTACCCTTCGTTTTTACTTGTGTAGCTGTATTAGGATTTGCACTCGCCATTTTGTCTGCAATTTTTCTAAGCAAGTACAAACCATTGAAGAAAGAAAAAGAAAAAACGATCGAACAAGCAGCAGGCTCATTCTTTAATGCAGGTGTTGTAAAAGCTTATGGCGGTGCCTTTTTCTTAATGTTCTCTCAAGGCGTAATCGCTTATTTGTTGCCGCTGCATGTTCAAACGCTTGGATATGATTCGAAACTAAGCGGTACGCTAATGAGCACTTTTGGGATCATCGCTGTTCTCATGTTTGTACTTCCTACAAACCGTATATTCGATCGCGTTTCCCCATCACGAACGATGGCATTAGGCATGGGTTTAATGGGATTAAGTCAGCTGCTTATTAGCCAATCGTCAACGACATTAGGACTTTATTTTGTTTTAGGACTATATGGTATCGGCTTTGCTTTCTTGTTCCCATCCATCAATACGATGCTCATTAGAGCTACGCCAGCAGAGCTTCGCGGGAAAGCTTATGGATATTTCTACGCCTTCTTCTCTCTTGGTGTGGTTGCAGGCTCATCCGTTCTGGGATGGCTTCCTTTCAACATTATCGAAGGGTTCATCTTTACTGGAATCATCCTTCTGTTATTTACTGCTTTCATCGCCTTGAACAAGCAAAAAGAGCAAGCCTTCAATCACTAG
- a CDS encoding aminoglycoside phosphotransferase family protein, with translation MKYGKLIGEGNTASVYEWEEGTVLKLFVHGYPKSDVEREFRNAQAINDMNFAKPKAYEMISCEERMGIIYDKAEGESLLDWVLKTGDLHGCAEHMSKLHKSILQNRVSTSNVPDYKSFLKYNIINASSANAMEQEGVLQKWSELKDGDTLCHGDFHPGNILLFNGQTKVIDFMNVCHGHFLYDVARTVFLVEYTPVPEGTEDIEVVRGLKRTLADLYLVQMDVTREVIQDYLSVIIAARVGECPDEPRWRTTVNSG, from the coding sequence ATGAAGTATGGGAAATTAATCGGAGAAGGCAATACCGCATCGGTATATGAATGGGAAGAAGGGACAGTGCTTAAGCTTTTCGTGCACGGTTATCCAAAAAGTGATGTGGAAAGAGAGTTTAGAAACGCACAAGCCATTAATGATATGAACTTCGCAAAACCAAAGGCATATGAAATGATTAGTTGTGAAGAGCGAATGGGTATTATTTATGACAAAGCGGAGGGCGAATCACTGCTCGATTGGGTTTTGAAAACAGGTGATCTCCATGGATGCGCGGAGCATATGTCCAAGCTTCATAAGTCGATTTTACAGAACAGAGTTAGCACTAGCAATGTGCCGGATTACAAATCATTTTTAAAATACAATATAATAAATGCGTCATCGGCTAATGCAATGGAACAAGAAGGCGTATTGCAAAAATGGAGTGAATTGAAGGATGGAGACACACTTTGTCATGGTGATTTTCATCCAGGCAATATACTATTATTCAATGGTCAGACAAAAGTTATCGATTTCATGAATGTGTGTCACGGACATTTTTTATATGATGTTGCAAGAACTGTATTTTTGGTAGAGTATACACCCGTGCCTGAAGGTACAGAGGATATAGAGGTGGTCAGGGGATTAAAGAGAACATTGGCAGATTTGTATCTTGTCCAAATGGATGTTACCCGAGAAGTGATACAAGACTATTTATCGGTAATCATTGCGGCTAGAGTCGGAGAATGTCCTGACGAACCCCGCTGGAGAACAACAGTAAATAGCGGCTAA
- a CDS encoding ABC transporter permease gives MKSTSIQSGFDRELKNHTSFGQTIRNSLTMAYRGLLKIRRTPEQLFDVTLQPIIFTLMFTYIFGGAISGDVISYLPVIIPGILVQTVITTSVVTGVQLREDMDKGVFDRFKSLPISRIAPLAGALLADTIRYTIATVLTLTMGYIMGYRPDGGLDHVAIAALLVIFCSWSISWIFAFFGVIARTASSVQGISMIVLFPLTFLSNAFVPVDTMPKWLQWFVNINPVSHLVSAVRDLTNSGTVGWDLAISLIGAIVIVAIFAPITVRAYMRRT, from the coding sequence ATGAAAAGCACTTCCATTCAATCAGGATTTGATCGTGAGCTGAAAAACCACACGAGCTTTGGTCAAACCATTCGTAATTCATTAACGATGGCTTATCGCGGCCTGCTTAAAATTCGTCGCACACCTGAGCAATTGTTTGATGTTACACTTCAGCCAATCATCTTTACTTTAATGTTTACCTATATTTTTGGCGGTGCCATCTCAGGTGACGTAATCAGTTATTTGCCCGTCATCATTCCCGGCATTCTCGTGCAGACTGTAATTACGACCTCAGTTGTTACTGGCGTTCAATTGCGTGAGGACATGGACAAAGGTGTATTTGATCGGTTCAAGTCATTGCCAATCTCACGAATTGCTCCGTTAGCTGGAGCTTTGCTTGCAGACACCATTAGGTACACTATTGCTACTGTACTCACTTTAACTATGGGATACATTATGGGCTATCGTCCTGATGGAGGCCTTGACCATGTGGCCATCGCTGCTCTACTTGTGATCTTCTGTTCTTGGTCAATCAGCTGGATCTTCGCTTTCTTCGGCGTCATTGCCCGTACTGCCTCAAGCGTACAAGGGATATCGATGATTGTGCTGTTTCCGCTGACGTTTCTTTCCAATGCCTTTGTGCCGGTTGATACAATGCCGAAATGGCTTCAATGGTTTGTCAACATCAATCCGGTCTCCCATCTTGTCAGTGCCGTCCGTGATTTGACCAACTCTGGAACGGTAGGCTGGGATTTGGCTATCTCTCTGATCGGAGCAATTGTGATCGTAGCGATCTTTGCACCGATTACGGTTCGCGCCTATATGCGCCGGACATAA
- a CDS encoding ATP-binding cassette domain-containing protein translates to MVHVNKKKIEPNHGDWAVEANGLVKTFGENRAVDGVNMNVRAGSIYGVLGPNGAGKTTTISMLATLLRPDAGSARIFGHDVVKESQIVRQLIGVTGQYASVDESLSATENLVIFSRLLGLGRSEAKRKADDLLEEFGLTEAAKRPLKNFSGGMRRRLDLAASLIAQPPLIFLDEPTTGLDPRTRAQMWDTIRRLVKTGSTVLLTTQYLDEADQLADRIAVIDRGRVVAEGTVDELKASVGTSSLQLRVQNPLDIEAARQTVEHVLKTQSIVLYEAGMITAPMADADLVTDLLIALRERGIHLAEMSVQKPTLDEVFLTITGHGVKEDAALASDVSNKAEAVKV, encoded by the coding sequence ATGGTTCATGTAAATAAGAAGAAAATAGAGCCAAACCACGGTGATTGGGCTGTCGAAGCGAACGGACTCGTAAAAACCTTTGGTGAAAATCGGGCTGTGGATGGCGTGAATATGAATGTACGCGCTGGTTCAATTTACGGTGTGCTTGGTCCGAATGGAGCTGGCAAAACCACAACGATTAGTATGCTTGCAACCTTGCTTCGACCAGACGCAGGCTCGGCGCGCATCTTCGGGCACGATGTAGTAAAGGAATCGCAGATTGTTCGTCAATTAATTGGGGTAACCGGCCAGTACGCATCGGTTGATGAATCTCTAAGCGCTACAGAAAACCTGGTTATCTTCTCTAGGCTGCTAGGGCTCGGGCGTTCAGAAGCGAAGCGTAAAGCAGATGATTTGCTTGAGGAGTTTGGTTTGACGGAAGCAGCGAAGCGGCCGTTGAAAAACTTTTCTGGCGGCATGCGCCGCCGCTTGGATTTGGCAGCGAGTCTTATCGCACAGCCGCCGCTTATCTTCTTGGATGAGCCGACTACAGGGCTCGACCCGCGTACGCGTGCTCAAATGTGGGATACGATTCGCCGGCTAGTGAAGACGGGGTCGACCGTGCTGTTAACGACACAGTACCTCGATGAGGCGGATCAATTGGCTGATAGAATCGCAGTTATCGATCGCGGTCGGGTAGTGGCAGAGGGCACGGTGGATGAACTGAAAGCTTCAGTAGGTACCTCCTCATTGCAATTAAGAGTACAAAACCCGCTGGACATCGAAGCAGCTCGTCAAACGGTTGAACATGTGCTGAAAACACAATCAATTGTGTTATATGAAGCTGGAATGATTACGGCCCCTATGGCGGATGCCGATTTGGTCACAGATCTGCTTATCGCACTGCGTGAGAGAGGTATTCATTTGGCAGAAATGAGCGTACAAAAACCTACCCTTGATGAGGTGTTCCTCACAATCACAGGTCATGGTGTTAAAGAGGACGCTGCACTAGCGTCCGATGTATCCAATAAAGCGGAGGCGGTAAAAGTATGA
- a CDS encoding MBL fold metallo-hydrolase, with amino-acid sequence MIDPFLAKKGANPPFPNTLNQDTFNQTVDLPISIEEIVDVDVVIVTHLHPDHFDAAAIEALPKTIPIIAQSEDDVAVIRKAGFQNVQSIDRISYIEGISLTRTKGKHGIGEIGKMMGEVSGVVFNHPDEKTLYLAGDTIWCNDVEDSIRLHHPEVIIVNGGAAQFLQGDPIIMTKEDIYQTYMAAPQSTIIVSHMEALNHCLLTRRELQAFLDEKELSKHILVPIDGESITF; translated from the coding sequence TTGATTGATCCATTCTTGGCGAAAAAGGGGGCAAATCCTCCGTTTCCAAATACGTTGAATCAGGATACATTTAACCAAACAGTAGATCTCCCCATTTCAATCGAAGAGATCGTAGATGTAGATGTCGTTATTGTCACTCATTTACATCCTGATCATTTTGACGCCGCGGCGATCGAAGCATTGCCGAAAACTATTCCTATAATTGCACAGTCTGAAGATGATGTCGCAGTCATCCGAAAAGCAGGTTTTCAAAATGTACAATCGATAGATCGTATTTCGTATATAGAAGGCATTAGCTTAACTAGAACAAAGGGAAAACATGGTATTGGCGAAATTGGAAAGATGATGGGCGAGGTTTCTGGTGTTGTCTTTAACCATCCGGATGAAAAAACACTTTATCTTGCAGGAGATACGATATGGTGCAATGATGTTGAGGACAGCATCAGACTGCATCATCCTGAAGTCATCATTGTAAATGGAGGGGCTGCACAATTTCTTCAAGGCGATCCGATCATTATGACAAAAGAAGACATTTATCAAACCTATATGGCAGCTCCGCAATCAACCATTATCGTTTCACATATGGAAGCACTCAATCACTGCTTATTAACTCGAAGAGAATTACAAGCATTCCTTGATGAAAAGGAACTTTCAAAACATATTTTAGTACCTATTGATGGTGAATCCATCACTTTTTAA
- a CDS encoding metalloregulator ArsR/SmtB family transcription factor, translated as MSGSQTNKDSSTKTRRGIVNLLKQQGGMDVMALASEFLLSGMAIRQHLNALKEEGLVTYEEEARPMGRPAKLWRLTPEADRFFPSGYSELSVSLLQSMREAFGIEGLDKLLAVRNKKMLEQYLFQLGGEPHLIGKLEKLADIRTKEGYMADIKDLGDGSLLFIEKHCPICEAAAACAGLCKNELSLFQSVLGSEVQIERVEHILSGGRNCVYKVMEQNS; from the coding sequence ATGAGCGGAAGTCAAACGAACAAAGATTCCTCAACGAAGACGCGAAGAGGAATCGTTAATCTGCTGAAGCAGCAGGGTGGGATGGATGTTATGGCATTAGCCTCAGAGTTTCTATTGTCTGGAATGGCTATTCGCCAGCATTTAAATGCACTGAAAGAAGAAGGCTTAGTTACGTATGAAGAAGAAGCCCGTCCGATGGGACGACCGGCCAAGCTATGGAGATTAACGCCTGAAGCTGATCGATTTTTTCCGAGCGGGTATTCGGAATTGTCAGTTAGTCTGCTTCAATCTATGAGAGAGGCTTTCGGAATCGAGGGGCTGGATAAGCTGCTGGCAGTACGAAATAAAAAAATGCTGGAGCAATACCTTTTCCAACTTGGCGGGGAACCTCATCTAATTGGAAAATTGGAGAAACTGGCTGATATTCGCACAAAAGAAGGTTATATGGCTGATATCAAGGATCTAGGCGATGGAAGCCTTTTGTTTATAGAGAAGCATTGTCCAATCTGTGAAGCTGCTGCTGCTTGTGCCGGGTTATGTAAAAATGAGTTAAGCCTCTTTCAATCCGTGCTAGGCAGTGAAGTTCAGATCGAACGCGTAGAGCATATTTTGTCAGGCGGAAGAAACTGTGTTTATAAGGTTATGGAACAAAATAGTTAG
- a CDS encoding MFS transporter, with translation MPNHQSIFSPRYFALSIGIILSVMAVGFEGLAVTTIAPSIAGDLNGIHLFGWIFSTYLLAQIVGTLVVGRIIDKKGPAGPFTIALVLFIAGLIAAAAASDMYVMIAARALQGLGAGAMMTCVYTAISLSYPDELRSKILGAFGTAYVLPSMLGPFVAGLIAEQWSWRFVFWGILPIIVLSAILSLPAFRKLKVQGTREGNGAAATWMALFLTIGTGIFLVGLGMLPKITGAVLSIAGLAVMSYPLRKLLPTGTLLFRRGMPAILATRGLFFAAYVSTQNFLVLALIDIKGINPAHAGLIVASAALSWCLFAYLQGRWDTEDQGRGRNRRIILGVLLLTIGFALVVWIPNVTVALAVMGQIIAGIGMGLSHPTSGAVAFAHTSEDGAGETSANLQFADSFTPGVVIGIGGAILVVSQAAGMTMQSGLIVTMGFNLLLILMSLFASIRISSKKPMAG, from the coding sequence ATGCCGAATCATCAAAGCATTTTCAGTCCACGTTACTTTGCACTATCGATAGGAATTATTTTGTCAGTGATGGCAGTAGGATTTGAAGGCTTAGCCGTAACCACGATCGCTCCTTCCATTGCCGGTGATTTGAATGGCATTCATCTCTTTGGCTGGATATTCAGCACTTATCTGCTTGCTCAGATTGTTGGCACCCTGGTTGTCGGTCGAATTATTGATAAAAAAGGGCCAGCAGGACCGTTTACGATTGCACTTGTTTTGTTTATTGCGGGTCTGATTGCTGCGGCTGCTGCCAGCGATATGTACGTTATGATTGCGGCGCGAGCGCTGCAAGGCCTTGGTGCTGGTGCGATGATGACTTGTGTATACACCGCTATCTCCTTAAGCTATCCCGATGAATTGCGTTCCAAAATACTCGGTGCATTCGGTACAGCCTACGTCCTTCCGTCTATGCTCGGTCCATTCGTTGCCGGTTTGATTGCAGAACAGTGGTCTTGGCGTTTTGTATTCTGGGGCATATTGCCGATTATCGTTTTGTCAGCCATTCTTAGCTTGCCGGCTTTTAGAAAATTGAAGGTTCAAGGTACAAGGGAGGGTAATGGTGCCGCCGCTACGTGGATGGCTTTATTTTTAACAATAGGTACTGGTATTTTCCTCGTTGGACTTGGCATGCTGCCCAAAATTACAGGAGCTGTATTAAGTATTGCCGGCTTAGCCGTCATGTCATATCCACTGCGCAAGCTGCTGCCTACGGGCACTCTACTCTTCCGAAGAGGCATGCCAGCTATTCTAGCAACACGTGGACTTTTCTTCGCCGCATATGTCAGTACACAAAATTTTCTTGTGTTAGCTCTAATCGATATTAAAGGCATTAATCCCGCTCATGCCGGATTAATTGTTGCCAGCGCGGCGCTTAGCTGGTGTCTCTTTGCTTATTTGCAAGGGCGCTGGGATACAGAAGACCAGGGTCGTGGGCGCAACAGAAGAATTATTTTAGGAGTGCTGCTGCTCACAATAGGTTTTGCTTTAGTCGTTTGGATTCCAAACGTAACGGTTGCCTTGGCCGTAATGGGGCAAATCATTGCAGGAATTGGAATGGGATTATCCCATCCAACGAGCGGTGCGGTTGCATTTGCCCATACTAGTGAAGACGGAGCTGGCGAGACGTCCGCTAATTTGCAATTTGCAGATTCTTTCACACCGGGTGTGGTCATCGGTATAGGCGGTGCTATCCTTGTCGTTAGTCAGGCTGCCGGAATGACGATGCAATCGGGATTGATTGTAACAATGGGATTTAATCTTTTGTTAATACTTATGAGTTTATTTGCAAGTATTCGTATTTCTTCTAAGAAACCAATGGCAGGCTAA
- a CDS encoding NADH:flavin oxidoreductase, translating to MSNTTNETSVEALFKNFVSKNLQVANRIVMAPMTRGYSPNGVPGADVAAYYRRRAENGVGLIVTEGTVIDHKAAAASPNWPHFHGEAALSGWSNVVKEVHEAGGKIIPQLWHVGLTRKIGDLPNNEALPIGPSGLNLSGEKITEPLTEKEIGDVIAAYAQSAADAARIGFDGIELHGAHGYLIDQFFWGQTNKRTDRYGGDLAVRTRFAVEIVEACRRAVGRDFPIVFRFSQWKAGHYDAKLTETPQQLLQFLTPLADAGVDVFHCSTRRYWEPEFEDSQLNLAGWTKKLTGKPTITVGSVGLDNEFRSSSGDAAKPAILNSLIERLEKEEFDLVAIGRALLADPEWAAKIRDNRTDELLSYDAGATKTLY from the coding sequence ATGTCTAATACCACAAATGAAACATCGGTTGAAGCTTTATTTAAGAACTTTGTCTCCAAAAATTTGCAGGTTGCCAATCGTATTGTGATGGCGCCAATGACAAGAGGATACTCCCCAAATGGAGTTCCAGGGGCTGATGTTGCGGCTTATTATCGTCGGCGGGCGGAGAATGGCGTTGGCCTTATCGTTACCGAAGGAACCGTAATCGATCATAAGGCTGCTGCTGCAAGTCCGAATTGGCCTCACTTTCATGGGGAGGCTGCGCTGAGCGGCTGGTCCAACGTGGTAAAAGAAGTACATGAAGCCGGCGGTAAAATTATTCCGCAGCTATGGCATGTTGGGTTAACGCGCAAAATTGGCGACCTCCCCAATAACGAAGCATTGCCAATTGGTCCTTCGGGACTCAATCTATCAGGTGAGAAAATAACGGAGCCTCTAACGGAGAAAGAGATTGGGGATGTTATCGCAGCTTACGCACAGTCAGCGGCAGATGCAGCACGAATCGGCTTTGATGGTATTGAGCTTCATGGCGCGCATGGTTATTTGATCGATCAGTTCTTCTGGGGCCAAACAAATAAACGGACTGATCGCTATGGTGGCGACCTTGCAGTGAGGACACGTTTCGCTGTTGAGATTGTTGAAGCATGCCGTCGTGCAGTCGGAAGAGATTTCCCAATCGTATTCCGATTCTCACAATGGAAGGCAGGTCATTATGATGCCAAATTGACGGAAACGCCTCAGCAGCTTTTGCAATTTTTGACGCCGCTTGCTGATGCGGGAGTGGATGTCTTTCATTGTTCAACACGGCGATATTGGGAGCCGGAGTTCGAGGATTCTCAACTAAATCTGGCAGGATGGACGAAGAAGCTGACAGGAAAACCAACGATAACTGTAGGCTCAGTTGGGCTGGATAATGAATTTAGAAGCAGCAGCGGGGACGCTGCGAAGCCGGCCATTTTGAACAGCTTAATTGAAAGACTAGAAAAGGAAGAGTTTGATCTGGTAGCCATAGGCCGTGCACTGCTTGCTGATCCAGAATGGGCAGCCAAAATACGCGACAATCGAACAGATGAGCTGCTGAGCTATGACGCAGGCGCTACAAAAACTTTATATTAA
- the sigJ gene encoding RNA polymerase sigma factor SigJ yields MKPLLFSLAYQMMGSVADAEDIVQDAFISLHEDQSDHIQFIKAYMCKVVTNKCLNKLKSTSRQRELYVGPWLPEPLVTSGVNSNDPLQLYISKEMLSTAYLLLLQQLTAVERVVFLLRELFHYPFQDIAAILDKSSGNCRQIFYRAKKSIGSSSSSKLAPQEIASPMMEEFINAIISGNINRMLAILSTETVLYTDGCGKTNAALRPIVGQNLIIRYFTAIRPEVPSDFTCDVVELNGNSGIVIKSGELTFSVITFRIKDNVISDIYIVMNPEKLRHFNR; encoded by the coding sequence TTGAAGCCGTTATTATTTTCGCTCGCTTATCAAATGATGGGCAGTGTCGCGGATGCGGAAGATATTGTTCAGGACGCGTTTATCTCTTTGCATGAAGATCAGTCTGATCATATCCAGTTTATTAAAGCTTATATGTGCAAAGTAGTTACGAATAAATGCCTGAATAAGTTGAAATCGACAAGCAGGCAGCGGGAATTGTATGTGGGACCGTGGCTGCCAGAGCCTCTCGTTACGAGTGGTGTTAACTCAAACGATCCGCTCCAACTATACATTTCGAAGGAAATGTTGTCTACCGCATACTTGCTGTTATTGCAGCAGCTGACCGCCGTAGAGCGTGTTGTTTTTCTACTAAGGGAGTTGTTTCATTACCCATTTCAAGATATTGCCGCTATTCTCGATAAGAGCAGCGGAAACTGTAGGCAAATTTTTTATAGGGCAAAAAAAAGCATAGGGTCCTCTTCCAGCAGTAAATTGGCTCCGCAGGAGATTGCTAGTCCTATGATGGAGGAATTCATAAACGCGATCATTTCTGGCAATATCAATCGCATGCTGGCGATTCTTTCCACGGAAACAGTATTGTATACGGATGGATGCGGCAAAACAAATGCGGCCCTGCGTCCGATTGTGGGGCAAAATCTTATTATCCGTTATTTTACGGCGATTAGGCCGGAAGTTCCTTCAGATTTCACTTGTGATGTTGTTGAACTAAATGGAAATAGCGGCATTGTGATTAAGTCTGGCGAGCTTACGTTTTCGGTTATTACCTTTCGTATCAAAGACAACGTCATTTCGGACATTTATATCGTCATGAATCCAGAGAAACTGCGCCATTTTAATAGATAG
- a CDS encoding FAD-dependent oxidoreductase: MNERKTAYDAVIIGGGLSGLTASIYLAKAGLCVLLVEKSNRLGGRALTVKKKGVYLNLGVHAFYQDGVGEEVLKELDVKLKGANPPPSVAAIWNNQVFPLPTGPIQLLTSKLFSFTGKIELARFMMKLAKIDTTKLERVTFREWAEKEVQDPMIRHVIYSICRTNTFVPHPELLIASIAVTAIC; the protein is encoded by the coding sequence ATGAATGAGCGAAAAACAGCCTATGACGCAGTCATTATTGGCGGCGGTTTGTCTGGTCTGACAGCTTCTATTTATTTGGCTAAAGCAGGATTATGCGTGCTGCTAGTCGAAAAGTCCAATCGATTGGGCGGAAGGGCATTAACGGTGAAAAAGAAAGGAGTTTATCTCAACCTGGGTGTTCATGCTTTCTATCAGGATGGGGTAGGCGAGGAAGTGCTAAAAGAGCTTGATGTTAAGCTAAAAGGAGCCAATCCACCGCCATCAGTGGCCGCAATTTGGAACAATCAAGTGTTTCCTTTGCCGACTGGACCCATTCAATTGCTGACATCTAAATTGTTCTCGTTTACTGGGAAAATAGAGCTAGCACGGTTTATGATGAAATTAGCTAAAATCGATACAACGAAACTCGAAAGGGTAACATTCCGAGAATGGGCTGAAAAGGAAGTTCAAGATCCGATGATTAGGCATGTTATTTATTCGATTTGCCGGACGAACACCTTTGTGCCGCACCCAGAGCTGCTAATAGCCTCAATTGCTGTGACAGCTATATGTTGA
- a CDS encoding transcriptional regulator: MSRFEQAYEEWMHLAISQEQNHRRRELLEKGLGHGTIEFLRSVWFPAVKNFNHLYPEWEVRDFNNGFRYLDLAYMPSGDVKGGIEIQGYGPHARDLDVRRFKDLCWRHCLLALDDWVFLPIAYLSIIDEPKRCEQLVLSFIGKFIAMDAPCDLTWLEAETFRYARRLFRPFSPSELGSHLAITDQHARRILHKLVDLQLLTVVSGNQRYRTYGLRTQ, encoded by the coding sequence ATGTCAAGATTTGAACAAGCTTATGAGGAATGGATGCATTTAGCCATTTCCCAAGAACAAAATCATAGAAGACGGGAATTACTCGAGAAAGGACTTGGCCATGGTACTATTGAATTTTTACGTTCCGTGTGGTTTCCTGCTGTAAAAAATTTCAACCATCTTTATCCTGAATGGGAAGTTCGTGATTTCAACAATGGATTTCGTTATTTGGATCTAGCTTATATGCCTAGCGGTGATGTTAAGGGAGGGATTGAAATACAAGGTTATGGACCTCACGCAAGAGACTTGGATGTTAGACGGTTTAAGGACTTATGTTGGCGGCATTGTTTATTAGCGCTTGATGATTGGGTATTTTTACCGATCGCCTATTTGTCCATTATCGATGAACCGAAGCGCTGCGAGCAGCTCGTTCTTTCTTTTATTGGGAAGTTTATCGCTATGGATGCCCCTTGTGATTTGACTTGGCTAGAGGCAGAAACATTCCGGTATGCAAGGCGACTATTTCGTCCATTTTCACCATCGGAACTCGGGTCCCATCTAGCAATAACCGACCAGCATGCACGGCGAATTCTTCACAAGCTAGTCGATCTCCAGCTATTAACTGTAGTCAGCGGCAATCAACGTTATCGAACATACGGCTTACGAACCCAGTAA